The following coding sequences are from one Rhineura floridana isolate rRhiFlo1 chromosome 2, rRhiFlo1.hap2, whole genome shotgun sequence window:
- the RIOX1 gene encoding ribosomal oxygenase 1, translated as MELLSPRVSALSAYRSAVQLGDRDRDRPRHPMHGLSVSLRRRKIKKRPFKRAAAEDCPDAQGTTNEEQYSNARPVPVGATKLGKKRRMNSRSQDVAPFKSQRKADRGRLESGLVGESLSASPHREDKAPSQHPFMGSSLRCLLQELGQIQHSRQRAAKLFEWLIAPISPQQFFDCYWEKQPLLIHRDNPSYYQNLFSTAEFDAILRENNVQFGINLDVTSYEDGKRETHNPMGRAVPAVVWDFYKNGCSLRMLNPQAFSSTVWHFLSILQEQFSSMVGANTYLTPAGTQGFAPHYDDIEAFVIQLEGKKHWRVYSPRKKVEVLPQFSSSNFSQREIGDPVLETVLEAGDLLYFPRGFIHQGDCLPDAHSLHITVSSYQRNSWGDLLEKLLPATLEMAIEEDVEYRQGLPTDYLEYMGVLNSDLVDPRRAAFMQKVKALITKLIDYAPVDAAVDQKAKAFLRDCLPPVLTESEKALSVYGHPARWENGNVQNLDVQLKKKTQVRLLRYGIVRLCNEGDALLLHYTTENSRVYHKEEPKYCEIEPEYTDGIEFLLSSYPKYVSVEDIPCATLDDKIALATVLFEKGLLITKNPLLSM; from the coding sequence ATGGAGCTGTTGAGTCCACGTGTGTCTGCGCTTTCGGCCTATCGTTCCGCCGTGCAGCTCGGGGACCGGGACCGGGACCGGCCACGACACCCAATGCACGGGCTATCTGTCTCCCTGAGACGTCGAAAAATCAAGAAGCGGCCCTTTAAAAgggcagcagccgaggattgccCGGATGCACAAGGGACCACTAACGAGGAGCAGTACAGCAACGCACGTCCCGTCCCGGTTGGAGCGACGAAACTAGGAAAGAAGCGGAGAATGAATTCAAGATCCCAGGATGTGGCGCCCTTCAAGAGTCAAAGGAAGGCGGATCGGGGGAGGCTTGAGTCCGGGCTGGTAGGCGAAAGCCTATCAGCATCACCTCATAGAGAAGATAAGGCACCTTCTCAGCATCCTTTTATGGGCTCCTCGCTCCGGTGTCTCCTCCAAGAACTGGGGCAAATTCAGCATAGCCGGCAGCGGGCCGCCAAGCTTTTTGAGTGGCTCATTGCTCCCATTTCCCCTCAGCAGTTCTTTGACTGCTACTGGGAGAAGCAGCCCCTCTTGATCCACAGGGACAATCCAAGTTATTATCAGAATCTCTTCTCTACAGCTGAGTTTGATGCTATCCTGCGCGAAAACAATGTCCAGTTTGGCATCAACTTGGATGTGACCAGCTACGAAGACGGGAAGAGGGAGACACACAATCCAATGGGCAGAGCTGTGCCAGCTGTAGTGTGGGATTTCTACAAGAATGGCTGTTCCCTCAGGATGCTAAACCCCCAGGCTTTTTCTTCCACAGTCTGGCATTTCCTGTCCATCCTACAGGAGCAATTCAGCAGCATGGTTGGAGCCAACACTTACCTGACCCCTGCTGGTACCCAAGGCTTTGCACCTCATTATGATGACATTGAAGCCTTTGTGATCCAGCTGGAAGGGAAGAAGCATTGGCGGGTTTACAGCCCAAGAAAAAAGGTGGAGGTGTTGCCTCAGTTTTCAAGTAGCAACTTCAGTCAGAGAGAGATTGGAGACCCTGTTCTGGAGACGGTATTAGAAGCTGGGGATTTGCTCTATTTCCCCCGTGGGTTTATCCACCAAGGGGACTGTCTCCCAGATGCACATTCACTTCATATAACAGTGTCCTCATACCAGCGAAACTCCTGGGGAGACCTTTTGGAAAAGCTCCTCCCCGCAACTTTGGAGATGGCCATCGAAGAGGATGTGGAATACCGCCAGGGTCTGCCCACAGACTACCTGGAATACATGGGAGTCTTGAACTCGGATCTTGTTGACCCTCGTCGAGCTGCCTTTATGCAAAAGGTCAAGGCTCTAATAACCAAACTAATAGATTATGCACCAGTTGATGCTGCAGTGGATCAAAAAGCCAAGGCTTTTCTTCGTGACTGCCTCCCTCCAGTGCTAACTGAGAGCGAAAAGGCATTGAGCGTATATGGACATCCAGCACGGTGGGAGAATGGAAATGTCCAAAATCTTGATGTCCAGCTGAAGAAAAAGACACAGGTACGGCTGCTTCGGTATGGAATTGTCAGGTTGTGCAATGAAGGAGATGCCTTGTTGCTACATTATACCACAGAAAATTCAAGGGTTTACCACAAGGAGGAGCCCAAGTACTGTGAAATAGAGCCTGAATATACAGATGGTATTGAATTTTTGCTCTCTTCTTACCCAAAGTATGTCAGTGTGGAAGACATTCCTTGTGCTACCTTGGATGACAAGATTGCCTTGGCCACTGTCTTATTTGAGAAGGGATTACTGATTACAAAGAACCCTCTACTGTCTATGTAA